A single region of the Pan troglodytes isolate AG18354 chromosome 18, NHGRI_mPanTro3-v2.0_pri, whole genome shotgun sequence genome encodes:
- the ADGRG5 gene encoding adhesion G-protein coupled receptor G5 isoform X2: MLPVLLLGHARHLEVRGCSFIIMVMACTFSRAGASSWRRVCTGHGSLWCPFPVPVPSDFAECNSRDMGRTPALHGEYAGVQGPELSFFLSAGGQHARGQHAMQFPAELTRDACKTHPRELRLICIYFSNTHFFKDENNSSLLNNYVLGAQLSHGHVNNLRDPVNISFWHNQSLEGYTLTCVFWKEGARKQPWGGWSPEGCRTEQPSRSQVLCRCNHLTYFAVLMQLSPALVPAELLAPLTYISLVGCSISIVASLITVLLHFHFRKQSDSLTRIHMNLHASVLLLNIAFLLSPTFAMSPVPGSACTALAAALHYALLSCLTWMAIEGFNLYLLLGRVYNIYIRRYVFKLGVLGWGAPALLVLLSLSVKSSVYGPCTIPVFDSWENGTAFQNMSICWVRSPVVHSVLVMGYGGLTSLFNLVVLAWALWTLRRLRERADAPSARACHDTVTVLGLTVLLGTTWALAFFSFGVFLLPQLFLFTILNSLYGFFLFLWFCSQRCRSEAEAKAQIEAFSSSQTTQ; the protein is encoded by the exons ATGCTGCCTGTCCTACTCTTGGGACATGCCAGACACCTAGAAGTTAGAGGTTGCTCTTTTATCATCATGGTGATGGCATGCACCTTTTCCAGGGCCGGAGCCAGTTCTTGGAGGAGAGTCTGCACAGGGCATGGATCACTGTGGTGCCCTTTTCCTGTGCCTGTGCCTTCTGACTTTGCAGAATGCAACAGCAG AGACATGGGAAGAACTCCTGCGCTACATGGAGAATATGCAGGTGTCCAGGGGCCGGAGCTCAGTTTTTTCCTCTCG GCAGGAGGTCAGCATGCCCGGGGTCAGCACGCCATGCAGTTCCCCGCCGAGCTGACCCGGGATGCCTGCAAGACCCACCCCAGGGAGCTGCGGCTCATCTGTATCTACTTCTCCAACACCCACTTTTTCAAG GATGAAAACAACTCATCTCTGCTGAATAACTACGTCCTGGGGGCTCAGCTGAGTCATGGGCACGTGAACAACCTCAGGGATCCGGTGAACATCAGCTTCTGGCACAACCAAAGCCTG GAAGGCTACACCCTGACCTGTGTCTTCTGGAAGGAGGGAGCCAGGAAACAGCCCTGGGGGGGCTGGAGCCCTGAGGGCTGTCGTACAGAGCAACCCTCCCGCTCTCAGGTGCTCTGCCGCTGCAACCACCTCACCTactttgctgttctcatg CAACTCTCCCCAGCCCTGGTCCCTGCAGAGTTGCTGGCACCTCTAACGTACATCTCCCTCGTGGGCTGCAGCATCTCCATCGTGGCCTCGCTGATCACAGTCCTGCTGCACTTCCATTTCAG GAAGCAGAGTGACTCCTTAACACGCATCCACATGAACCTGCATGCCTCCGTGCTGCTCCTGAACATCGCCTTCCTGCTGAGCCCCACATTCGCAATGTCTCCTGTGCCCGGGTCAGCATGCACAGCTCTGGCCGCTGCCCTGCACTACGCGCTGCTCAGCTGCCTCACCTGGATGGCCATCGAGGGCTTCAACCTCTACCTCCTCCTCGGGCGTGTCTACAACATCTACATCCGCAGATATGTGTTCAAGCTTGGTGTGCTAGGCTGGG GGGCCCCAGCCCTCCTGGTGCTGCTTTCCCTCTCTGTCAAGAGCTCGGTATATGGACCCTGCACGATCCCCGTCTTCGACAGCTGGGAGAATGGCACAGCCTTCCAGAACATGTCCAT ATGCTGGGTGCGGAGCCCCGTGGTGCACAGTGTCCTGGTCATGGGCTATGGCGGCCTCACGTCCCTCTTCAACCTGGTGGTGCTGGCCTGGGCGCTGTGGACCCTGCGCAGGCTGCGGGAGCGGGCGGATGCACCGAGTGCCAGGGCCTGCCATGACACTGTCACTGTGCTGGGCCTCACCGTGCTGCTGGGAACCACCTGGGCCttggccttcttttcttttggcgTCTTCCTGCTGCCCCAGCTGTTCCTCTTCACCATCTTAAACTCACTCTACG gtttcttccttttcctgtggTTCTGCTCCCAGCGGTGCCGCTCAGAAGCAGAGGCCAAGGCACAGATAGAGGCCTTCAGCTCCTCCCAAACAACACAGTAG
- the ADGRG5 gene encoding adhesion G-protein coupled receptor G5 isoform X1, whose protein sequence is MDHCGALFLCLCLLTLQNATAETWEELLRYMENMQVSRGRSSVFSSRQLHQLEQMLLNTSFPGYNLTLQTPTIQSLAFKLSCDFSGLSLTSATLKRVPQAGGQHARGQHAMQFPAELTRDACKTHPRELRLICIYFSNTHFFKDENNSSLLNNYVLGAQLSHGHVNNLRDPVNISFWHNQSLEGYTLTCVFWKEGARKQPWGGWSPEGCRTEQPSRSQVLCRCNHLTYFAVLMQLSPALVPAELLAPLTYISLVGCSISIVASLITVLLHFHFRKQSDSLTRIHMNLHASVLLLNIAFLLSPTFAMSPVPGSACTALAAALHYALLSCLTWMAIEGFNLYLLLGRVYNIYIRRYVFKLGVLGWGAPALLVLLSLSVKSSVYGPCTIPVFDSWENGTAFQNMSICWVRSPVVHSVLVMGYGGLTSLFNLVVLAWALWTLRRLRERADAPSARACHDTVTVLGLTVLLGTTWALAFFSFGVFLLPQLFLFTILNSLYGFFLFLWFCSQRCRSEAEAKAQIEAFSSSQTTQ, encoded by the exons ATGGATCACTGTGGTGCCCTTTTCCTGTGCCTGTGCCTTCTGACTTTGCAGAATGCAACAGCAG AGACATGGGAAGAACTCCTGCGCTACATGGAGAATATGCAGGTGTCCAGGGGCCGGAGCTCAGTTTTTTCCTCTCG TCAACTCCACCAGCTGGAGCAGATGCTACTGAACACCAGCTTCCCAGGCTACAACCTGACCTTGCAGACACCCACCATCCAGTCTCTGGCCTTCAAGCTGAGCTGTGACTTCTCTGGCCTCTCGCTGACCAGTGCCACTCTGAAGCGGGTGCCCCAG GCAGGAGGTCAGCATGCCCGGGGTCAGCACGCCATGCAGTTCCCCGCCGAGCTGACCCGGGATGCCTGCAAGACCCACCCCAGGGAGCTGCGGCTCATCTGTATCTACTTCTCCAACACCCACTTTTTCAAG GATGAAAACAACTCATCTCTGCTGAATAACTACGTCCTGGGGGCTCAGCTGAGTCATGGGCACGTGAACAACCTCAGGGATCCGGTGAACATCAGCTTCTGGCACAACCAAAGCCTG GAAGGCTACACCCTGACCTGTGTCTTCTGGAAGGAGGGAGCCAGGAAACAGCCCTGGGGGGGCTGGAGCCCTGAGGGCTGTCGTACAGAGCAACCCTCCCGCTCTCAGGTGCTCTGCCGCTGCAACCACCTCACCTactttgctgttctcatg CAACTCTCCCCAGCCCTGGTCCCTGCAGAGTTGCTGGCACCTCTAACGTACATCTCCCTCGTGGGCTGCAGCATCTCCATCGTGGCCTCGCTGATCACAGTCCTGCTGCACTTCCATTTCAG GAAGCAGAGTGACTCCTTAACACGCATCCACATGAACCTGCATGCCTCCGTGCTGCTCCTGAACATCGCCTTCCTGCTGAGCCCCACATTCGCAATGTCTCCTGTGCCCGGGTCAGCATGCACAGCTCTGGCCGCTGCCCTGCACTACGCGCTGCTCAGCTGCCTCACCTGGATGGCCATCGAGGGCTTCAACCTCTACCTCCTCCTCGGGCGTGTCTACAACATCTACATCCGCAGATATGTGTTCAAGCTTGGTGTGCTAGGCTGGG GGGCCCCAGCCCTCCTGGTGCTGCTTTCCCTCTCTGTCAAGAGCTCGGTATATGGACCCTGCACGATCCCCGTCTTCGACAGCTGGGAGAATGGCACAGCCTTCCAGAACATGTCCAT ATGCTGGGTGCGGAGCCCCGTGGTGCACAGTGTCCTGGTCATGGGCTATGGCGGCCTCACGTCCCTCTTCAACCTGGTGGTGCTGGCCTGGGCGCTGTGGACCCTGCGCAGGCTGCGGGAGCGGGCGGATGCACCGAGTGCCAGGGCCTGCCATGACACTGTCACTGTGCTGGGCCTCACCGTGCTGCTGGGAACCACCTGGGCCttggccttcttttcttttggcgTCTTCCTGCTGCCCCAGCTGTTCCTCTTCACCATCTTAAACTCACTCTACG gtttcttccttttcctgtggTTCTGCTCCCAGCGGTGCCGCTCAGAAGCAGAGGCCAAGGCACAGATAGAGGCCTTCAGCTCCTCCCAAACAACACAGTAG
- the ADGRG5 gene encoding adhesion G-protein coupled receptor G5 isoform X4 produces the protein MLPVLLLGHARHLEVRGCSFIIMVMACTFSRAGASSWRRVCTGHGSLWCPFPVPVPSDFAECNSRDMGRTPALHGEYAGVQGPELSFFLSDENNSSLLNNYVLGAQLSHGHVNNLRDPVNISFWHNQSLEGYTLTCVFWKEGARKQPWGGWSPEGCRTEQPSRSQVLCRCNHLTYFAVLMQLSPALVPAELLAPLTYISLVGCSISIVASLITVLLHFHFRKQSDSLTRIHMNLHASVLLLNIAFLLSPTFAMSPVPGSACTALAAALHYALLSCLTWMAIEGFNLYLLLGRVYNIYIRRYVFKLGVLGWGAPALLVLLSLSVKSSVYGPCTIPVFDSWENGTAFQNMSICWVRSPVVHSVLVMGYGGLTSLFNLVVLAWALWTLRRLRERADAPSARACHDTVTVLGLTVLLGTTWALAFFSFGVFLLPQLFLFTILNSLYGFFLFLWFCSQRCRSEAEAKAQIEAFSSSQTTQ, from the exons ATGCTGCCTGTCCTACTCTTGGGACATGCCAGACACCTAGAAGTTAGAGGTTGCTCTTTTATCATCATGGTGATGGCATGCACCTTTTCCAGGGCCGGAGCCAGTTCTTGGAGGAGAGTCTGCACAGGGCATGGATCACTGTGGTGCCCTTTTCCTGTGCCTGTGCCTTCTGACTTTGCAGAATGCAACAGCAG AGACATGGGAAGAACTCCTGCGCTACATGGAGAATATGCAGGTGTCCAGGGGCCGGAGCTCAGTTTTTTCCTCTCG GATGAAAACAACTCATCTCTGCTGAATAACTACGTCCTGGGGGCTCAGCTGAGTCATGGGCACGTGAACAACCTCAGGGATCCGGTGAACATCAGCTTCTGGCACAACCAAAGCCTG GAAGGCTACACCCTGACCTGTGTCTTCTGGAAGGAGGGAGCCAGGAAACAGCCCTGGGGGGGCTGGAGCCCTGAGGGCTGTCGTACAGAGCAACCCTCCCGCTCTCAGGTGCTCTGCCGCTGCAACCACCTCACCTactttgctgttctcatg CAACTCTCCCCAGCCCTGGTCCCTGCAGAGTTGCTGGCACCTCTAACGTACATCTCCCTCGTGGGCTGCAGCATCTCCATCGTGGCCTCGCTGATCACAGTCCTGCTGCACTTCCATTTCAG GAAGCAGAGTGACTCCTTAACACGCATCCACATGAACCTGCATGCCTCCGTGCTGCTCCTGAACATCGCCTTCCTGCTGAGCCCCACATTCGCAATGTCTCCTGTGCCCGGGTCAGCATGCACAGCTCTGGCCGCTGCCCTGCACTACGCGCTGCTCAGCTGCCTCACCTGGATGGCCATCGAGGGCTTCAACCTCTACCTCCTCCTCGGGCGTGTCTACAACATCTACATCCGCAGATATGTGTTCAAGCTTGGTGTGCTAGGCTGGG GGGCCCCAGCCCTCCTGGTGCTGCTTTCCCTCTCTGTCAAGAGCTCGGTATATGGACCCTGCACGATCCCCGTCTTCGACAGCTGGGAGAATGGCACAGCCTTCCAGAACATGTCCAT ATGCTGGGTGCGGAGCCCCGTGGTGCACAGTGTCCTGGTCATGGGCTATGGCGGCCTCACGTCCCTCTTCAACCTGGTGGTGCTGGCCTGGGCGCTGTGGACCCTGCGCAGGCTGCGGGAGCGGGCGGATGCACCGAGTGCCAGGGCCTGCCATGACACTGTCACTGTGCTGGGCCTCACCGTGCTGCTGGGAACCACCTGGGCCttggccttcttttcttttggcgTCTTCCTGCTGCCCCAGCTGTTCCTCTTCACCATCTTAAACTCACTCTACG gtttcttccttttcctgtggTTCTGCTCCCAGCGGTGCCGCTCAGAAGCAGAGGCCAAGGCACAGATAGAGGCCTTCAGCTCCTCCCAAACAACACAGTAG
- the ADGRG5 gene encoding adhesion G-protein coupled receptor G5 isoform X7 yields MGRTPALHGEYAGVQGPELSFFLSLEQMLLNTSFPGYNLTLQTPTIQSLAFKLSCDFSGLSLTSATLKRVPQAGGQHARGQHAMQFPAELTRDACKTHPRELRLICIYFSNTHFFKDENNSSLLNNYVLGAQLSHGHVNNLRDPVNISFWHNQSLEGYTLTCVFWKEGARKQPWGGWSPEGCRTEQPSRSQVLCRCNHLTYFAVLMQLSPALVPAELLAPLTYISLVGCSISIVASLITVLLHFHFRKQSDSLTRIHMNLHASVLLLNIAFLLSPTFAMSPVPGSACTALAAALHYALLSCLTWMAIEGFNLYLLLGRVYNIYIRRYVFKLGVLGWGAPALLVLLSLSVKSSVYGPCTIPVFDSWENGTAFQNMSICWVRSPVVHSVLVMGYGGLTSLFNLVVLAWALWTLRRLRERADAPSARACHDTVTVLGLTVLLGTTWALAFFSFGVFLLPQLFLFTILNSLYGFFLFLWFCSQRCRSEAEAKAQIEAFSSSQTTQ; encoded by the exons ATGGGAAGAACTCCTGCGCTACATGGAGAATATGCAGGTGTCCAGGGGCCGGAGCTCAGTTTTTTCCTCTCG CTGGAGCAGATGCTACTGAACACCAGCTTCCCAGGCTACAACCTGACCTTGCAGACACCCACCATCCAGTCTCTGGCCTTCAAGCTGAGCTGTGACTTCTCTGGCCTCTCGCTGACCAGTGCCACTCTGAAGCGGGTGCCCCAG GCAGGAGGTCAGCATGCCCGGGGTCAGCACGCCATGCAGTTCCCCGCCGAGCTGACCCGGGATGCCTGCAAGACCCACCCCAGGGAGCTGCGGCTCATCTGTATCTACTTCTCCAACACCCACTTTTTCAAG GATGAAAACAACTCATCTCTGCTGAATAACTACGTCCTGGGGGCTCAGCTGAGTCATGGGCACGTGAACAACCTCAGGGATCCGGTGAACATCAGCTTCTGGCACAACCAAAGCCTG GAAGGCTACACCCTGACCTGTGTCTTCTGGAAGGAGGGAGCCAGGAAACAGCCCTGGGGGGGCTGGAGCCCTGAGGGCTGTCGTACAGAGCAACCCTCCCGCTCTCAGGTGCTCTGCCGCTGCAACCACCTCACCTactttgctgttctcatg CAACTCTCCCCAGCCCTGGTCCCTGCAGAGTTGCTGGCACCTCTAACGTACATCTCCCTCGTGGGCTGCAGCATCTCCATCGTGGCCTCGCTGATCACAGTCCTGCTGCACTTCCATTTCAG GAAGCAGAGTGACTCCTTAACACGCATCCACATGAACCTGCATGCCTCCGTGCTGCTCCTGAACATCGCCTTCCTGCTGAGCCCCACATTCGCAATGTCTCCTGTGCCCGGGTCAGCATGCACAGCTCTGGCCGCTGCCCTGCACTACGCGCTGCTCAGCTGCCTCACCTGGATGGCCATCGAGGGCTTCAACCTCTACCTCCTCCTCGGGCGTGTCTACAACATCTACATCCGCAGATATGTGTTCAAGCTTGGTGTGCTAGGCTGGG GGGCCCCAGCCCTCCTGGTGCTGCTTTCCCTCTCTGTCAAGAGCTCGGTATATGGACCCTGCACGATCCCCGTCTTCGACAGCTGGGAGAATGGCACAGCCTTCCAGAACATGTCCAT ATGCTGGGTGCGGAGCCCCGTGGTGCACAGTGTCCTGGTCATGGGCTATGGCGGCCTCACGTCCCTCTTCAACCTGGTGGTGCTGGCCTGGGCGCTGTGGACCCTGCGCAGGCTGCGGGAGCGGGCGGATGCACCGAGTGCCAGGGCCTGCCATGACACTGTCACTGTGCTGGGCCTCACCGTGCTGCTGGGAACCACCTGGGCCttggccttcttttcttttggcgTCTTCCTGCTGCCCCAGCTGTTCCTCTTCACCATCTTAAACTCACTCTACG gtttcttccttttcctgtggTTCTGCTCCCAGCGGTGCCGCTCAGAAGCAGAGGCCAAGGCACAGATAGAGGCCTTCAGCTCCTCCCAAACAACACAGTAG
- the ADGRG5 gene encoding adhesion G-protein coupled receptor G5 isoform X6 — MGRTPALHGEYAGVQGPELSFFLSAGGQHARGQHAMQFPAELTRDACKTHPRELRLICIYFSNTHFFKDENNSSLLNNYVLGAQLSHGHVNNLRDPVNISFWHNQSLEGYTLTCVFWKEGARKQPWGGWSPEGCRTEQPSRSQVLCRCNHLTYFAVLMQLSPALVPAELLAPLTYISLVGCSISIVASLITVLLHFHFRKQSDSLTRIHMNLHASVLLLNIAFLLSPTFAMSPVPGSACTALAAALHYALLSCLTWMAIEGFNLYLLLGRVYNIYIRRYVFKLGVLGWGAPALLVLLSLSVKSSVYGPCTIPVFDSWENGTAFQNMSICWVRSPVVHSVLVMGYGGLTSLFNLVVLAWALWTLRRLRERADAPSARACHDTVTVLGLTVLLGTTWALAFFSFGVFLLPQLFLFTILNSLYGFFLFLWFCSQRCRSEAEAKAQIEAFSSSQTTQ, encoded by the exons ATGGGAAGAACTCCTGCGCTACATGGAGAATATGCAGGTGTCCAGGGGCCGGAGCTCAGTTTTTTCCTCTCG GCAGGAGGTCAGCATGCCCGGGGTCAGCACGCCATGCAGTTCCCCGCCGAGCTGACCCGGGATGCCTGCAAGACCCACCCCAGGGAGCTGCGGCTCATCTGTATCTACTTCTCCAACACCCACTTTTTCAAG GATGAAAACAACTCATCTCTGCTGAATAACTACGTCCTGGGGGCTCAGCTGAGTCATGGGCACGTGAACAACCTCAGGGATCCGGTGAACATCAGCTTCTGGCACAACCAAAGCCTG GAAGGCTACACCCTGACCTGTGTCTTCTGGAAGGAGGGAGCCAGGAAACAGCCCTGGGGGGGCTGGAGCCCTGAGGGCTGTCGTACAGAGCAACCCTCCCGCTCTCAGGTGCTCTGCCGCTGCAACCACCTCACCTactttgctgttctcatg CAACTCTCCCCAGCCCTGGTCCCTGCAGAGTTGCTGGCACCTCTAACGTACATCTCCCTCGTGGGCTGCAGCATCTCCATCGTGGCCTCGCTGATCACAGTCCTGCTGCACTTCCATTTCAG GAAGCAGAGTGACTCCTTAACACGCATCCACATGAACCTGCATGCCTCCGTGCTGCTCCTGAACATCGCCTTCCTGCTGAGCCCCACATTCGCAATGTCTCCTGTGCCCGGGTCAGCATGCACAGCTCTGGCCGCTGCCCTGCACTACGCGCTGCTCAGCTGCCTCACCTGGATGGCCATCGAGGGCTTCAACCTCTACCTCCTCCTCGGGCGTGTCTACAACATCTACATCCGCAGATATGTGTTCAAGCTTGGTGTGCTAGGCTGGG GGGCCCCAGCCCTCCTGGTGCTGCTTTCCCTCTCTGTCAAGAGCTCGGTATATGGACCCTGCACGATCCCCGTCTTCGACAGCTGGGAGAATGGCACAGCCTTCCAGAACATGTCCAT ATGCTGGGTGCGGAGCCCCGTGGTGCACAGTGTCCTGGTCATGGGCTATGGCGGCCTCACGTCCCTCTTCAACCTGGTGGTGCTGGCCTGGGCGCTGTGGACCCTGCGCAGGCTGCGGGAGCGGGCGGATGCACCGAGTGCCAGGGCCTGCCATGACACTGTCACTGTGCTGGGCCTCACCGTGCTGCTGGGAACCACCTGGGCCttggccttcttttcttttggcgTCTTCCTGCTGCCCCAGCTGTTCCTCTTCACCATCTTAAACTCACTCTACG gtttcttccttttcctgtggTTCTGCTCCCAGCGGTGCCGCTCAGAAGCAGAGGCCAAGGCACAGATAGAGGCCTTCAGCTCCTCCCAAACAACACAGTAG
- the ADGRG5 gene encoding adhesion G-protein coupled receptor G5 isoform X3, whose protein sequence is MDHCGALFLCLCLLTLQNATAETWEELLRYMENMQVSRGRSSVFSSRQLHQLEQMLLNTSFPGYNLTLQTPTIQSLAFKLSCDFSGLSLTSATLKRVPQDENNSSLLNNYVLGAQLSHGHVNNLRDPVNISFWHNQSLEGYTLTCVFWKEGARKQPWGGWSPEGCRTEQPSRSQVLCRCNHLTYFAVLMQLSPALVPAELLAPLTYISLVGCSISIVASLITVLLHFHFRKQSDSLTRIHMNLHASVLLLNIAFLLSPTFAMSPVPGSACTALAAALHYALLSCLTWMAIEGFNLYLLLGRVYNIYIRRYVFKLGVLGWGAPALLVLLSLSVKSSVYGPCTIPVFDSWENGTAFQNMSICWVRSPVVHSVLVMGYGGLTSLFNLVVLAWALWTLRRLRERADAPSARACHDTVTVLGLTVLLGTTWALAFFSFGVFLLPQLFLFTILNSLYGFFLFLWFCSQRCRSEAEAKAQIEAFSSSQTTQ, encoded by the exons ATGGATCACTGTGGTGCCCTTTTCCTGTGCCTGTGCCTTCTGACTTTGCAGAATGCAACAGCAG AGACATGGGAAGAACTCCTGCGCTACATGGAGAATATGCAGGTGTCCAGGGGCCGGAGCTCAGTTTTTTCCTCTCG TCAACTCCACCAGCTGGAGCAGATGCTACTGAACACCAGCTTCCCAGGCTACAACCTGACCTTGCAGACACCCACCATCCAGTCTCTGGCCTTCAAGCTGAGCTGTGACTTCTCTGGCCTCTCGCTGACCAGTGCCACTCTGAAGCGGGTGCCCCAG GATGAAAACAACTCATCTCTGCTGAATAACTACGTCCTGGGGGCTCAGCTGAGTCATGGGCACGTGAACAACCTCAGGGATCCGGTGAACATCAGCTTCTGGCACAACCAAAGCCTG GAAGGCTACACCCTGACCTGTGTCTTCTGGAAGGAGGGAGCCAGGAAACAGCCCTGGGGGGGCTGGAGCCCTGAGGGCTGTCGTACAGAGCAACCCTCCCGCTCTCAGGTGCTCTGCCGCTGCAACCACCTCACCTactttgctgttctcatg CAACTCTCCCCAGCCCTGGTCCCTGCAGAGTTGCTGGCACCTCTAACGTACATCTCCCTCGTGGGCTGCAGCATCTCCATCGTGGCCTCGCTGATCACAGTCCTGCTGCACTTCCATTTCAG GAAGCAGAGTGACTCCTTAACACGCATCCACATGAACCTGCATGCCTCCGTGCTGCTCCTGAACATCGCCTTCCTGCTGAGCCCCACATTCGCAATGTCTCCTGTGCCCGGGTCAGCATGCACAGCTCTGGCCGCTGCCCTGCACTACGCGCTGCTCAGCTGCCTCACCTGGATGGCCATCGAGGGCTTCAACCTCTACCTCCTCCTCGGGCGTGTCTACAACATCTACATCCGCAGATATGTGTTCAAGCTTGGTGTGCTAGGCTGGG GGGCCCCAGCCCTCCTGGTGCTGCTTTCCCTCTCTGTCAAGAGCTCGGTATATGGACCCTGCACGATCCCCGTCTTCGACAGCTGGGAGAATGGCACAGCCTTCCAGAACATGTCCAT ATGCTGGGTGCGGAGCCCCGTGGTGCACAGTGTCCTGGTCATGGGCTATGGCGGCCTCACGTCCCTCTTCAACCTGGTGGTGCTGGCCTGGGCGCTGTGGACCCTGCGCAGGCTGCGGGAGCGGGCGGATGCACCGAGTGCCAGGGCCTGCCATGACACTGTCACTGTGCTGGGCCTCACCGTGCTGCTGGGAACCACCTGGGCCttggccttcttttcttttggcgTCTTCCTGCTGCCCCAGCTGTTCCTCTTCACCATCTTAAACTCACTCTACG gtttcttccttttcctgtggTTCTGCTCCCAGCGGTGCCGCTCAGAAGCAGAGGCCAAGGCACAGATAGAGGCCTTCAGCTCCTCCCAAACAACACAGTAG
- the ADGRG5 gene encoding adhesion G-protein coupled receptor G5 isoform X5 gives MGRTPALHGEYAGVQGPELSFFLSLEQMLLNTSFPGYNLTLQTPTIQSLAFKLSCDFSGLSLTSATLKRVPQDENNSSLLNNYVLGAQLSHGHVNNLRDPVNISFWHNQSLEGYTLTCVFWKEGARKQPWGGWSPEGCRTEQPSRSQVLCRCNHLTYFAVLMQLSPALVPAELLAPLTYISLVGCSISIVASLITVLLHFHFRKQSDSLTRIHMNLHASVLLLNIAFLLSPTFAMSPVPGSACTALAAALHYALLSCLTWMAIEGFNLYLLLGRVYNIYIRRYVFKLGVLGWGAPALLVLLSLSVKSSVYGPCTIPVFDSWENGTAFQNMSICWVRSPVVHSVLVMGYGGLTSLFNLVVLAWALWTLRRLRERADAPSARACHDTVTVLGLTVLLGTTWALAFFSFGVFLLPQLFLFTILNSLYGFFLFLWFCSQRCRSEAEAKAQIEAFSSSQTTQ, from the exons ATGGGAAGAACTCCTGCGCTACATGGAGAATATGCAGGTGTCCAGGGGCCGGAGCTCAGTTTTTTCCTCTCG CTGGAGCAGATGCTACTGAACACCAGCTTCCCAGGCTACAACCTGACCTTGCAGACACCCACCATCCAGTCTCTGGCCTTCAAGCTGAGCTGTGACTTCTCTGGCCTCTCGCTGACCAGTGCCACTCTGAAGCGGGTGCCCCAG GATGAAAACAACTCATCTCTGCTGAATAACTACGTCCTGGGGGCTCAGCTGAGTCATGGGCACGTGAACAACCTCAGGGATCCGGTGAACATCAGCTTCTGGCACAACCAAAGCCTG GAAGGCTACACCCTGACCTGTGTCTTCTGGAAGGAGGGAGCCAGGAAACAGCCCTGGGGGGGCTGGAGCCCTGAGGGCTGTCGTACAGAGCAACCCTCCCGCTCTCAGGTGCTCTGCCGCTGCAACCACCTCACCTactttgctgttctcatg CAACTCTCCCCAGCCCTGGTCCCTGCAGAGTTGCTGGCACCTCTAACGTACATCTCCCTCGTGGGCTGCAGCATCTCCATCGTGGCCTCGCTGATCACAGTCCTGCTGCACTTCCATTTCAG GAAGCAGAGTGACTCCTTAACACGCATCCACATGAACCTGCATGCCTCCGTGCTGCTCCTGAACATCGCCTTCCTGCTGAGCCCCACATTCGCAATGTCTCCTGTGCCCGGGTCAGCATGCACAGCTCTGGCCGCTGCCCTGCACTACGCGCTGCTCAGCTGCCTCACCTGGATGGCCATCGAGGGCTTCAACCTCTACCTCCTCCTCGGGCGTGTCTACAACATCTACATCCGCAGATATGTGTTCAAGCTTGGTGTGCTAGGCTGGG GGGCCCCAGCCCTCCTGGTGCTGCTTTCCCTCTCTGTCAAGAGCTCGGTATATGGACCCTGCACGATCCCCGTCTTCGACAGCTGGGAGAATGGCACAGCCTTCCAGAACATGTCCAT ATGCTGGGTGCGGAGCCCCGTGGTGCACAGTGTCCTGGTCATGGGCTATGGCGGCCTCACGTCCCTCTTCAACCTGGTGGTGCTGGCCTGGGCGCTGTGGACCCTGCGCAGGCTGCGGGAGCGGGCGGATGCACCGAGTGCCAGGGCCTGCCATGACACTGTCACTGTGCTGGGCCTCACCGTGCTGCTGGGAACCACCTGGGCCttggccttcttttcttttggcgTCTTCCTGCTGCCCCAGCTGTTCCTCTTCACCATCTTAAACTCACTCTACG gtttcttccttttcctgtggTTCTGCTCCCAGCGGTGCCGCTCAGAAGCAGAGGCCAAGGCACAGATAGAGGCCTTCAGCTCCTCCCAAACAACACAGTAG